The following are from one region of the Bradyrhizobium septentrionale genome:
- the treY gene encoding malto-oligosyltrehalose synthase produces MPSAIPIATYRLQLTADFDFDAAAGVVPYLKALGISHVYASPFTKARKGSTHGYDVVDHTKFNPELGGEEGFARLSDALKRNDLGLILDFVPNHVGVHFADNPWWLDVLEWGPLSPHATSFDIDWDLLPYRARGGVLLPILGSSYGQALERGEIELRYDANEGSLSAWYFEHRLPIAPERYGEVLRTVVREAAAEDSPAGRAMLELAARYRGLRHPNRKEAPALKAAIKAIAGSAEIIARGLDAYRAGEDRPAQTLALHHLLERQHYKLGHWRLASSDINYRRFFDVNTLAGLRVEDAATFEASHSLVKRLVAEDRLQGLRLDHIDGLRDPAQYFHRLRRLIRSAQGAKAKPFYMVIEKILGEDEKLTKFSGVHGTTGYEWMNTISQVLVDAKGLEPLSEIWRQISNQSPNLTPVLRAAKRRVLETLLTSEFTVLARLLARIASGHYSSRDFSADSLRQALELYVLHFPVYRTYLTASGPTAHDRALIDETIARARADWFAADEGIFDFLRDALTMDLLKPGRPPHSAPRVRRFALKVQQFTGPMMAKSLEDTTFYRYHRLLALNEVGGDPAASALAPERFHAMMTARISEWPHGMTSTATHDTKRGEDARTRIMALAEIPGEWTSAVARWKVLNAPHLVLDGEMRAPSATFEYMLYQALLGAWDPDDESLVARIQAYALKAAREGKQETSWLNPHEPYEAGVKAFIARILDRKTSPEFLGALETLAQRTALIGALNSLSQITLKATMPGVPDFYQGTESWDFSLVDPDNRRPVDFAERAGMLAAPEMPDWDALAQSWRDGRLKFAWTRHLLRLRNELRDVFTSGDYQPLTVSGAHRDHVIAFARRHGRDAVIVAVAKSFAPFTQGGRSWPRPEAFEGELDVAGYPLPGGENKIQLSALFADLPVAVLKAKAAAGAKQAARRARSHG; encoded by the coding sequence ATGCCTTCGGCGATCCCGATCGCGACATACCGACTGCAACTCACCGCCGATTTCGACTTCGATGCCGCCGCCGGCGTCGTGCCGTATCTGAAGGCGCTCGGCATCAGCCATGTCTATGCCTCGCCCTTCACGAAGGCGCGCAAGGGCTCGACCCATGGCTATGACGTCGTTGACCACACCAAGTTCAACCCGGAACTCGGCGGCGAAGAGGGCTTCGCGCGGCTCAGCGATGCGCTCAAGCGCAACGACCTCGGCCTGATCCTGGATTTCGTGCCGAACCATGTCGGCGTGCATTTTGCCGACAATCCGTGGTGGCTCGACGTACTGGAATGGGGACCACTGTCGCCGCATGCGACCTCGTTCGACATCGACTGGGACCTGCTGCCCTATCGCGCGCGCGGCGGCGTCCTGCTGCCGATCCTCGGCTCGTCCTATGGCCAGGCGCTGGAACGTGGCGAGATCGAACTGCGCTATGACGCCAACGAAGGCAGTTTATCCGCCTGGTATTTCGAGCACCGACTGCCGATCGCGCCGGAGCGCTATGGCGAGGTGCTGCGGACCGTCGTGCGCGAGGCCGCCGCTGAAGACAGTCCGGCCGGACGCGCGATGCTCGAACTCGCCGCCCGGTATCGCGGACTGCGTCACCCCAACCGCAAGGAGGCCCCGGCACTGAAGGCGGCGATCAAGGCGATCGCGGGCAGCGCCGAGATCATCGCGCGCGGGCTCGATGCTTACAGGGCGGGCGAGGACCGCCCTGCCCAGACGCTGGCGTTGCATCACCTGCTGGAGCGCCAGCACTACAAGCTCGGCCATTGGCGGCTCGCCTCCAGCGACATCAACTATCGCCGCTTCTTCGACGTCAACACACTGGCCGGCCTTCGCGTCGAGGACGCCGCCACCTTCGAGGCGAGCCACAGCCTGGTGAAGCGGCTGGTCGCCGAGGACCGGCTGCAGGGCCTGCGGCTCGACCATATCGACGGCCTGCGCGATCCCGCGCAGTATTTCCATCGCCTGCGCCGCCTGATCCGCTCGGCGCAGGGCGCCAAGGCCAAGCCGTTCTACATGGTGATCGAGAAGATCCTCGGCGAGGACGAGAAGCTCACGAAATTCAGCGGCGTCCACGGCACCACCGGCTATGAGTGGATGAACACGATCAGCCAGGTGCTGGTCGATGCCAAAGGCCTCGAGCCGCTCAGCGAGATCTGGCGCCAGATCAGCAACCAGTCGCCGAACCTGACGCCGGTGCTGCGCGCGGCCAAGCGCCGCGTGCTGGAGACCTTGCTGACCAGTGAATTCACCGTGCTGGCGCGACTGCTCGCGCGCATCGCGAGCGGGCACTATTCCTCGCGGGACTTCTCGGCGGACAGCCTGCGGCAGGCGCTCGAGCTCTATGTGTTGCACTTTCCGGTCTATCGCACCTATCTCACCGCCTCCGGCCCGACCGCGCATGACCGCGCGCTGATCGACGAGACGATCGCGCGCGCCCGTGCCGACTGGTTCGCCGCCGATGAAGGCATTTTCGATTTCCTGCGCGACGCGCTGACCATGGACCTGCTGAAGCCCGGCCGTCCGCCGCACAGTGCGCCGCGCGTCCGGCGCTTCGCGCTGAAGGTGCAGCAATTCACCGGGCCGATGATGGCGAAGTCGCTGGAGGACACCACTTTCTATCGCTACCACCGCCTGCTGGCGCTGAACGAGGTCGGCGGCGATCCGGCGGCGAGCGCGCTCGCGCCCGAACGCTTCCACGCCATGATGACGGCCCGTATCAGCGAATGGCCGCACGGCATGACCTCGACCGCAACCCACGACACCAAGCGCGGCGAGGACGCCCGCACCCGCATCATGGCGCTCGCGGAAATCCCCGGCGAATGGACCAGCGCGGTGGCGCGCTGGAAGGTCCTGAACGCGCCGCATCTGGTGCTCGACGGCGAGATGCGCGCGCCATCGGCGACATTCGAATACATGCTGTATCAGGCCCTGCTCGGCGCCTGGGATCCAGACGATGAGTCCTTAGTCGCGCGCATCCAGGCCTATGCGCTGAAGGCCGCACGCGAGGGCAAGCAGGAGACCAGCTGGCTCAATCCGCACGAACCTTATGAAGCCGGCGTCAAGGCCTTCATCGCGCGGATTCTCGATCGCAAAACCTCGCCCGAATTCCTCGGCGCGCTGGAAACGCTGGCGCAACGCACCGCGCTGATCGGGGCGCTGAACTCGCTCAGCCAGATCACGCTGAAGGCGACGATGCCGGGCGTGCCGGACTTCTACCAGGGCACCGAAAGCTGGGACTTTTCGCTTGTTGACCCCGACAACCGCCGCCCGGTCGACTTTGCCGAACGCGCAGGAATGCTTGCGGCGCCGGAGATGCCGGATTGGGACGCACTGGCGCAGAGCTGGCGCGACGGCCGTCTGAAGTTCGCCTGGACGCGGCATTTGCTGCGGCTGCGCAACGAGCTGCGCGACGTCTTCACCAGCGGCGACTACCAGCCGCTCACCGTCAGCGGAGCGCATCGCGACCACGTCATTGCCTTCGCACGGCGCCATGGGCGCGACGCGGTCATCGTCGCGGTCGCGAAATCATTTGCGCCGTTCACTCAGGGCGGACGCAGCTGGCCGCGCCCCGAGGCCTTTGAGGGCGAGCTCGACGTGGCTGGATATCCGCTCCCGGGCGGCGAAAACAAGATTCAGCTTTCAGCGCTGTTCGCCGATCTGCCGGTCGCGGTGCTGAAGGCGAAGGCCGCGGCAGGCGCGAAGCAAGCCGCGAGGCGGGCGCGCTCGCACGGCTAG
- a CDS encoding polyhydroxyalkanoic acid system family protein, producing MSAPLIVSIPHSLGRDEAMRRLKPGLSRAVASVPVLSVDEERWDDNRMSFRVRALGQVAAGHLDVEDSHVRLEVTLPWLLQRFAEVAQIAIQKRGQLLLTKR from the coding sequence ATGTCGGCGCCGCTGATCGTTTCGATTCCCCATAGCCTCGGCCGCGACGAGGCCATGCGCCGCCTGAAGCCGGGCTTGTCGCGCGCGGTGGCGAGCGTGCCGGTGTTGAGTGTCGATGAAGAGCGCTGGGACGACAACCGCATGAGCTTTCGCGTCCGCGCGCTAGGGCAGGTCGCGGCCGGGCATCTCGATGTCGAGGATAGCCATGTGCGCCTCGAGGTGACGCTGCCCTGGCTGCTGCAGCGCTTTGCCGAAGTCGCGCAGATTGCGATTCAGAAGCGCGGACAGTTGCTGCTGACCAAGCGTTGA
- a CDS encoding DUF3309 family protein, protein MSIGTIILIILVIALLGGFSGIGGGPFYGTGYYGGGGLGLVIVILLILLLLGRL, encoded by the coding sequence ATGTCAATTGGAACGATCATCCTTATTATTCTGGTCATTGCGCTGCTTGGCGGCTTCAGCGGCATCGGCGGCGGACCGTTCTACGGCACCGGCTATTACGGCGGCGGCGGTCTCGGCCTCGTGATCGTGATCTTGCTGATCCTGCTACTGCTCGGACGATTGTAG
- the ligD gene encoding DNA ligase D, whose protein sequence is MSLRNLTTYRKKRDFEKTNEPSGDVKVASATQRRFVIQKHDATRLHYDFRLEFDGVFKSWAVTRGPSLDPHDKRLAVEVEDHPLDYGDFEGTIPEGQYGGGTVQLWDRGTWESDDPERGFRKGDLKFTLHGDKLHGSWVLVRMKNDRFGGKRTNWLLIKHRDEYAVDGNGEAILDEDRSVASGRSMAEIAAGKGRAPKPFMLAKGNGKAKADAVWQSNRGMAADARAKTKAPAPKAKLEAQSKAHPKQVAEMPDFVPPQLCAAVESPPNGTGWCHEIKFDGYRVQLRVEDGEVDLKTRKALDWTDKFGAIAKEAGKLPDVLIDGEIVALDEGGMPHFSTLQAALSDGKTDRLIFYAFDLLFAGNEDLRPLPLTERKARLKELLAARKGKNPLIRYVEHFEERGEAVLDSARKLGLEGIVSKRLDGAYRSGRSDDWTKAKIRAGHEVVIGGWKTTNGKFRSLMAGVYRGDHLAFVGIVGTGFGQDTVRRIMPALKAAASDTSPFGGKDAPKKTRDVHWLKPELVAEIEFAGWTDAGNIRQAAFKGLRQDKPAHEVEAERPVVTTVVKPMAKGRSSGKSSGEVMGVTISHPDKALWPDAGDGEPVTKLDLASYFEAVGTWMIGYLKGRPCSIVRAPDGIKGETFFQRHAMAGTSKLLKLAKVSGDRKPYIQIDQIEGLAAVAQLGGLELHPWNCAPDAYDTPGRLVFDLDPAPDVAFSDVIDAAKDMRQRLTAVGLESFCKTTGGKGLHVVTPLLAGARDKVTWKEAKAFAQGICQWMAQDDPERYLINMSKAKRTGKIFLDYLRNDRLSTAVAVLSPRARPGATVSMPLTWPQLRGDLDPKKYTVRTVPALLAKTKAWDGYEDAASSIKAAMKKLAAQ, encoded by the coding sequence GTGTCGCTGAGAAACCTCACCACCTATCGCAAGAAACGCGACTTCGAGAAGACCAATGAGCCGTCGGGCGACGTCAAGGTAGCGTCCGCGACGCAACGTCGCTTCGTGATCCAGAAGCATGACGCGACGCGGCTGCATTATGATTTTCGGCTTGAGTTCGACGGCGTATTCAAGTCCTGGGCGGTGACGCGCGGGCCCTCGCTCGATCCGCATGACAAGCGACTCGCGGTCGAGGTGGAGGATCATCCGCTCGACTACGGCGATTTCGAAGGCACGATTCCGGAAGGCCAGTACGGCGGCGGCACGGTGCAGCTCTGGGACCGCGGCACCTGGGAATCTGACGATCCCGAGCGCGGCTTCAGGAAGGGCGACCTGAAGTTCACGCTGCACGGCGACAAGCTGCACGGCAGCTGGGTGCTGGTGCGGATGAAGAACGACCGCTTTGGCGGCAAGCGCACCAACTGGCTCCTGATCAAGCACCGCGACGAATATGCCGTTGACGGCAACGGCGAGGCGATCCTCGACGAGGACCGCTCGGTCGCCTCCGGCCGCTCGATGGCAGAGATCGCCGCCGGCAAGGGCCGCGCGCCGAAGCCCTTCATGCTGGCCAAGGGCAACGGCAAGGCCAAAGCGGACGCGGTCTGGCAGTCCAATCGCGGCATGGCCGCGGACGCGCGCGCGAAGACCAAGGCGCCGGCGCCCAAGGCGAAATTGGAGGCACAATCAAAGGCGCACCCGAAGCAGGTGGCGGAGATGCCGGACTTCGTTCCGCCGCAACTCTGCGCCGCGGTCGAGAGCCCGCCTAACGGCACGGGCTGGTGCCACGAGATCAAGTTCGACGGCTACCGCGTGCAGCTCCGCGTCGAGGACGGGGAGGTTGACCTGAAGACCCGCAAGGCGCTCGACTGGACCGACAAGTTCGGCGCGATCGCCAAGGAAGCCGGCAAGCTGCCGGACGTCCTGATCGACGGCGAGATCGTTGCGCTCGACGAGGGCGGCATGCCGCATTTCTCGACGCTGCAGGCCGCACTCTCCGACGGCAAGACTGACCGGCTGATCTTCTACGCCTTCGACCTGCTGTTTGCGGGCAATGAGGATCTCCGCCCGCTGCCGCTCACCGAGCGCAAGGCGCGGCTGAAGGAATTGCTCGCGGCGCGCAAGGGCAAGAACCCCTTGATCCGCTATGTCGAGCATTTCGAGGAGCGCGGCGAGGCCGTGCTGGATTCCGCGCGCAAGCTCGGGCTGGAAGGCATCGTCTCGAAGCGGCTCGACGGCGCCTACCGCTCCGGCCGGTCCGACGACTGGACCAAGGCAAAAATCCGCGCCGGCCATGAGGTGGTGATCGGCGGCTGGAAGACCACCAACGGCAAATTCCGCTCGCTGATGGCCGGCGTCTATCGCGGCGATCATCTGGCCTTTGTCGGCATCGTCGGCACCGGCTTCGGCCAGGACACGGTCCGCCGCATCATGCCGGCGCTGAAGGCCGCGGCATCCGACACGAGCCCGTTCGGCGGCAAGGACGCGCCGAAGAAAACCCGCGACGTGCACTGGCTGAAGCCGGAACTGGTCGCCGAGATCGAGTTCGCCGGCTGGACCGATGCCGGCAACATCCGCCAGGCGGCATTCAAGGGCCTGCGCCAGGACAAGCCGGCGCATGAGGTCGAGGCCGAGCGGCCGGTCGTAACCACAGTGGTGAAGCCGATGGCCAAAGGAAGATCATCCGGGAAATCGTCCGGCGAGGTGATGGGCGTCACGATCTCCCATCCGGACAAGGCGTTGTGGCCTGACGCCGGCGACGGCGAGCCGGTGACCAAGCTCGATCTCGCCAGCTATTTCGAGGCGGTCGGCACATGGATGATCGGCTACCTCAAGGGCCGGCCATGCTCGATCGTGCGCGCCCCTGATGGCATCAAGGGTGAGACTTTCTTCCAGCGTCACGCGATGGCCGGCACGTCAAAACTCCTGAAGCTCGCCAAGGTGTCCGGCGACCGCAAACCCTATATTCAGATCGACCAGATCGAGGGCCTGGCGGCGGTCGCGCAGCTCGGCGGCCTCGAACTGCATCCCTGGAATTGCGCGCCGGATGCCTATGACACACCGGGCCGCCTGGTGTTCGATCTCGATCCCGCGCCCGACGTCGCGTTCAGCGACGTCATCGATGCCGCCAAGGACATGCGCCAGCGGCTCACGGCCGTGGGCCTCGAAAGCTTCTGCAAGACCACCGGCGGCAAAGGCCTTCACGTCGTGACACCGCTGCTCGCAGGCGCCAGGGACAAGGTGACGTGGAAGGAAGCCAAGGCATTCGCGCAAGGCATCTGCCAGTGGATGGCGCAGGACGACCCCGAGCGCTATCTGATCAACATGTCGAAGGCCAAGCGCACCGGAAAGATCTTCCTCGACTATCTGCGCAACGATCGGCTCTCGACCGCGGTCGCGGTGTTGTCGCCGCGGGCGCGTCCGGGCGCGACGGTGTCGATGCCGCTGACCTGGCCGCAACTGCGCGGCGATCTCGATCCGAAGAAGTATACGGTGCGGACAGTGCCGGCGCTGCTGGCGAAGACCAAGGCGTGGGACGGCTACGAGGATGCGGCATCGTCGATCAAGGCGGCGATGAAGAAGCTCGCGGCACAGTAG